From Streptomyces sp. TLI_105, the proteins below share one genomic window:
- a CDS encoding tetratricopeptide repeat protein gives MSDTYYEFGTAGERWERAQLFFDAKEYGTAVRILQGLVEEHPEQTAQRLLLARAYYHSAQLSRAETELRAVLERDPVEHYARLMLGRTLERQGRSDEAAPHLRMAAAMTGETPS, from the coding sequence GTGAGCGACACGTACTACGAGTTCGGTACGGCCGGGGAGCGCTGGGAGCGGGCGCAGCTGTTCTTCGACGCGAAGGAGTACGGAACCGCCGTCCGCATCCTGCAGGGCCTCGTCGAGGAGCACCCGGAGCAGACGGCCCAGCGGCTGCTCCTCGCCCGGGCCTACTACCACTCCGCGCAGCTCTCCCGCGCCGAGACCGAGCTGCGCGCCGTCCTGGAGCGCGACCCGGTCGAGCACTACGCCCGACTGATGCTCGGGCGCACCCTGGAGCGCCAGGGCCGCTCGGACGAGGCCGCGCCGCACCTGCGGATGGCCGCCGCCATGACGGGCGAGACCCCGTCCTGA
- a CDS encoding DUF6153 family protein codes for MRTHRAERGERAGGAIGHLLLVVVLALGVFLMHAVGHPEGSGGGMDTGTGMDAVSVSHHGSPAYDAASHDGAPHADEGSDARHEPGTGMDMTTLCVAVLGAWLLVGLVRAALGRRPDWLALPLARLVRAVGPHAPPPRPPDLAQLSVLRI; via the coding sequence GTGCGTACACACCGAGCGGAACGCGGTGAGCGAGCGGGAGGTGCCATCGGGCACCTCCTGCTCGTCGTCGTGCTCGCGCTCGGGGTGTTCCTGATGCACGCCGTCGGCCATCCCGAGGGCTCCGGCGGGGGCATGGACACGGGCACGGGCATGGATGCCGTGTCCGTCTCGCACCACGGCTCCCCCGCGTACGACGCCGCGTCGCACGACGGCGCACCGCACGCCGACGAGGGGTCCGACGCCCGGCACGAGCCGGGTACGGGGATGGACATGACCACCCTCTGCGTGGCCGTCCTCGGCGCCTGGCTGCTCGTGGGACTCGTCCGGGCCGCGCTCGGACGCCGCCCCGACTGGCTCGCCCTCCCCCTCGCGCGGCTCGTCCGTGCCGTCGGGCCGCACGCCCCTCCCCCACGGCCCCCCGACCTCGCCCAGCTGTCCGTCCTGCGGATCTAG
- a CDS encoding DUF305 domain-containing protein: MRVFTHRTTRKLALVGALAGAGLLLTACGTDDGTSGTEHGGTSATSSVTPSATASAPAAGADSAPGAFNDADVMFAQMMIPHHEQALEMAELADGRAEDPEVKKLVAAIEQAQEPEIRKMKAWLKGWGKPESAGHGSGHGSGHGMSGMMSDQDMKDLAATKGKAFDRKFAELMIAHHDGAVAMAKDEQKNGSNATARKLADDVVRTQSAEVDQLRKILDRL; this comes from the coding sequence ATGCGCGTCTTCACGCACCGCACCACCCGCAAGCTCGCCCTGGTCGGGGCACTCGCCGGAGCCGGGCTGCTCCTGACCGCCTGCGGCACCGACGACGGCACGAGCGGGACGGAGCACGGCGGTACGTCCGCCACGTCCTCCGTCACGCCTTCCGCCACCGCCTCCGCTCCCGCCGCCGGCGCGGACTCCGCGCCCGGCGCCTTCAACGACGCGGACGTCATGTTCGCGCAGATGATGATCCCCCACCACGAGCAGGCCCTGGAGATGGCGGAGCTCGCCGACGGCCGGGCCGAGGACCCCGAGGTCAAGAAGCTGGTCGCCGCGATCGAGCAGGCCCAGGAGCCGGAGATCCGGAAGATGAAGGCCTGGCTGAAGGGCTGGGGCAAGCCGGAGTCCGCCGGACACGGCTCCGGACACGGCTCCGGACACGGCATGTCCGGGATGATGTCCGACCAGGACATGAAGGACCTGGCCGCCACGAAGGGCAAGGCCTTCGACCGGAAGTTCGCGGAGCTGATGATCGCCCACCACGACGGCGCCGTCGCCATGGCGAAGGACGAGCAGAAGAACGGCTCCAACGCCACGGCCAGGAAGCTCGCCGACGACGTCGTGCGGACCCAGTCCGCCGAGGTCGACCAGCTGCGGAAGATCCTCGACCGCCTCTGA